GCGAGAGCGCGATCCGATCGTCGAAGCCGGCCAGCCAGGTCCGCATCGCGAAGAAGGCGAGCGGCCAGGCGAACAGGTTGGCGATCAGCACCGGCCGCAGGAACTGGCCGACGAGCAGCCTGACGATATCCCGCGACGAGGCGCCGAGCGTCTTGCGGATGCCGATCTCCCGCGTCCGCCGCGCGGTGTTGAACGAGGCCAGCCCCCACAGGCCGACGCAGCCGATCGCCACCGCCAGCACCGCACCGATGGTGAAGAGGTTGGTCGCGTGATCGTCCTGCCGGTAATAGGTGGCGAGGTTCTGCTCGGCGGTCTTGGCCTGGAACGGCACTTCGGGTGCCTCGGCGCGCCACGCCGCCTGCGCCGCCTCGGTGATCGCCTTGGGATCGCCGACGAAGCGCAGCATCGCGATGGCGGAGTCCGGATCGCGCGGCACGAACTCGTACATGGTCGGGGCGATCGGATTGCGCGGGTCATCGAAGCGCATGTCGTCGATCACCCCCACGATCGTCCGGGTCGGGCTGGTCGGCGTGACGAAGGTGCGGCCGATCGCGGCTTGCGGCGACGGGATGTGAAGCGCGGTCAGCGCCTTGCGATTGATCACGATGTTGTACGGCTTGACGAAATCATTGCCGATATCGGGATTGATGTCCGCCGGATGATCGAGGCTGAACAGCCGGCCGGCGAGCAGATGCGCGCCGATCACATCGAAAAAGCCCGGCGTCGTCTGGAAGAAGCGGAGCGACGCGCCCTTGCCCTCGACGCCCGGCACCTTGATCTGGGTTTCCGAGCGGAAGGAACCCGGCCCCGGCGCATTATTGCCGACCGACACGGCGGAGACGCCGGGCAGGCCCGCGAAACGATGGATGATGGCATCGCGCTGGGCGTTGTTCAGGCTCGAATTGCCGAGCGACGGGACGAGCATCAGCCCTTCCCGCTGATAGCCGACATCGGCCCCGCGGACATGGCGGGTCTGCGCGTAGAGCACCATCGTGCCGATCACGAAGGCAATGGCGATGGCGAACTGGGCGACGACCAGTCCTTCCCGCACCCGTGTGCCGGCACGACCGCCACCAGGCGATCGCGAGGAGGCGAGCACGGCGGCGGCCGGAAAACGCGCCAGCACGATCGCCGGATAAAGGCCCGCGATGAAACCGACGAGAATGACCAGCACCACCAGCGGCAACAACACGCCGTCGGCACCGAAATATTCCAGCTTCAGCGATATACCGGCCGCCGCATTGATCAGCGGCAGGCCGATCTCGGAGAGCGCGAGGCCCAGCAGGCCGGCCAGTGCCGTGGTGGCGACGGCCTCGCCGACATAATGGCGGGCGAGCGTGCCGCGATCGGCGCCCAGCACCTTGCGCATCGCCACTTCGCGTGCGCGCAGCCCGGCCCGCGCCGTCGCCAGATTGACGTAGTTGACGATCGCGATCAGCAGGGTCAGCAGGCCGACCAGACCCAAAGTGGCATCCGACAGCTTGCGGCCCTTGGCGTTGAAATGGACATCGGTGATCGGCTCGATCTGGAAACTGACCTTGATGCCCTGATCGTCGGCGGTCTCGCTTTGCGCATGGCGGGCCGCCACCTGGCCCAATTGCCCCTGGAACCGGCGCGCCGCAGCGGCATCTGGCAGGCGGACATAGGTCCAGGGATTGAAATAATTCCACTGATGGCTGGATTTATAGTCCGGAGAGGCCGGGTTCTGATCGATCACCAGCCGGGCCAACATATCGAAATGGAGATCGGTGTTAGCAGGCAGATCGTGCGCGATCGCCGTAACGCGGTAGAGCTTCACCTTGCCCTCTGTGCTCACCGGCAGCGTCTTGCCGATCGCGTCGCCACCCGGAAAATATTTGTTGGCCGCCGTTTGGGTCAGCACGATCCCTGTCGGATCGTCAAAGGCATGATCCAGCGTGCCCGACACCATCGGCACCGCCAGCACCTTGCTGAAATCGGGATCGACCAGCCCCAGATTCTCGCGAATGCCAAGGCCGTTCTTCACGACCGTGGCATCGGCATCATAGATTCGCGTGCCGATGGTGCCGGGAAGATCCTTCGATACCGCCGTCCAGAAAGCGACCGGGCCGTTCTCGCTCAGGCGGTTGTCGCCCGCGAAACTGTCCAGCTGGGAACGAACGAGATAGATCTGGCCATGGTTCGGCAGCCATGTCTCGTAGCTGGTCTCGAAGCGGACATAGAGGCCGAGCACGAGGAACACGGCAATGCCGACTGCCAGCCCGCCGATATTGAGCGCGGCGTAGAGCTTGTGGCGGACGAGGGATCGGTAGAAGCCGATCAGCGCGAAGCGGTTCATGGGCGGGTCTTCCTCAGATCGCGCGGGCGACGGACGAGACGATGCGCCCGTCGAGCATGTCGATGCGGCGGCGCGCGATGTCGGCGTGGCTGGGCGAGTGCGTCACCATCACGATGGTTGCGCCATCGGCGTTCAGGCTGGTCAGGATGTCCATCACCTGCGCGCCATTTTCGGTATCGAGATTGCCGGTCGGCTCGTCGGCGAGGATCAGCTTCGGCGCGCCGACGATCGCGCGGGCGATCGCCGCGCGCTGCTGCTGGCCGCCGGAGAGCTGGTGCGGGAAATGGCGCGCGCGGTGCGAGATGCCGACCCGGTCCATCGCCGCCGCCACCCGCTCGCGCCGGTCCCCCGATGCGACCTTGCGATAGGCGAGGCCCAACTCGACATTCTCCTGGATGGTCAGCTCGTCGATCAGGTTGAAGCTCTGGAACACGAAGCCCAGCGTCTCGCCGCGCATCTTCGCCAGCGCCGCCTCGTCCAGCTTGGCGAGATCGCGATCGCCGAACAGATATTCCCCGGAACTCGGCCGATCGACCGTGCCCAATATGTTGAGCAGGGTCGATTTGCCGCAGCCGGACGGCCCCATGATGGCGAGGAATTCGCCGGCGGCGACATCCAGGTTGATGTCGGCGAGCGCCGTCGTCTCGACCTCGTCGGAGGCGTAGCGGCGCTGGATGGAGGCAAGTTTGATCAGGGGACGGATCATCGGGATGTCCTTCAGCGGATGTTGAGCGTGTCGCCCTTGATGGCGGCGGTGTTGGAGGTGACGATGCGGTCGCCGGGGGCGAGGCCGGAGAGGATTTCCGCCTGCTCCGCGTTGCGACGGCCGACCTTGATCGCGCGCCGGGCGGCATGGCGGCCGGACGCGTCGAGGACGAAGGCCGAAGTGCCGCCGCCGCTGTCGAGCCAGCCGCCGACCGGGGCGACCAGCGCGCTCTGCGTCGCGCCGAGCGTCACGCGGACGTCCATCGTCTGGCCGCGGTTGAGTCCATCCGGCGCCTTGCCCTGGAAACCGAGCTCGATGCGGAAGCGGCCATCGGTGACGGCGGGCAGCACCTTGGTGACGACCAGCCGGACCTCGCCGTCGCCGCGCGCCTGCTGGCCGACCGCGACGCGGCCGAGATAATATTCGTCGACATCGGCGACGAGCTTCCACGAGCCCTCCGAGTCGACCTGGCCGGCGGGATCGCCCGGTTTCAGCGTCTGCCCCGGCTGGATGGTGAAATTGGTGAGCCGCCCGGCGACCGGCGCGCGCACCACCAGCGCATCGAGGCTGGCCTGCACCGCGGCGAGATTGCCCGACAGCCGCGCACGGGTATCGGCGAGCCGCCCCGCCTGGGTGCTCGCAATGCCGTTTTCGGAGGATTCGCCGGCCTTGAGCTGGGCGAGCCGCTTCTGCTGATAGTCGGCCGCCTCGCTGTAGCTGGCGACGCCGGCATCGGAGACGAAGCCCTGATCGTGGAGCTGCTGCTGCACCGACAGGTCGCGCTTGGCCTTGATATAATCATAATTGGCCGACGCGGTCTGTGTCGCGCGATCGAGCCGGCTGCGCTGGAGCGTGAGATCGTCGCCCGACACGCTGCCGAGCTGGCTGGCGATGGTCGCCTCGCGGGTCAGCACGTCGAGCTTGAGGGTCGGGTTGGCGAGCGTCGCCAACGGCTGCCCCGCGCCGACCATCGACCCATCCTGGACCAGCAATTTCTCGACCTGCCCGCCGGACAGCACGCCGACGAAGGTCGTCACCGCCGGCGCGACCGTGGCGCGCACCGGCAGATAATCGGCGAACGGCGCGCGCGAGACGGCGCCGCTCTCGATATCGGCGGATGCGATATCGGTCGATCCGCTGGCCGGGATCAGCCACCACAGCGCGAGGGCCGCCACGATCACCGCCGCGACGATGGCGATCGGGCGCCAGTGCCGGCTGCGCCGGGGCTTCTCGACACGGCGGTCCATCGCGGCCCCGCTGATCGCGGGCGTTTCGTTCGCATCAGAGGTCGACATGAATATCCTGTTGGCTGGGCAGCGCCGGCTTCGCACCGGCGGCCGGCAAAGGCAGGGAAAGATCGGGGCAGAAGCCGGCCCACTGTCCGCTGGCGGACACCCTGTGTCCGCTGGTGGACAGTGGACCGGCGATCGGCCTCAATTCGACGCCAGCTGGACGGCCGGGTTCACCAGCATCGAGAGTTGCACGGCGACATCGCGATCGGCCTGCGCGATCGCCTGGGCGCGGCACTGCGCTTCCGCGATCCACTCCTGGCTCTGCCTCGTATCGCAGACCTGCGAGGCGGCGCTATGGATGCGGCGCTCGAGCAGGGCGCGGCTGGCGGCATCGGTGGCGGCCGCCGGATCGACCGACAGCCTGATCTGGGGCGCGGCGACGACGGCGGCATTGGCCGTGCCCGGCGTGGCGAAGGCGACGATGCCGGCGGTGAGGATGACGCTGGCGGCGGCGGAAACGGTGTTGGTCCAGAAGGTACGCATGATTTCGTCCTTTCTTCCTGTCCGGCGGGGTGCCGGTATCGAAGAGAACTATGCAGGCTGCGTGCCAACTTCGGAAAATGCCGGAAATCCGCCATTCCGCAAACCGTCTGCACCCCGGTGGACACGATCGGGCAGCGCCGACTGTCCGCTGGCGGACAGCGGGACGTCCGCACACGGACATTGGCACGGAATTTGATTGCGGGGAGGCGGGATCTTGCGGGAGAGAGTTCGGAATGCAGCGCGCCAAACCCTATGAGCTGTGCCTGGTCATCGACGACGACGAGGACATCCTCTTCGCCGCCAGCCTGGTCATGCGCCAGCTGTTCGCCGACGTCGCCACCACGACGTCGCCGCAGGACGGGCTGGAGACGATCCGGTCGCGCGCGCCCGACGTGATCCTGCTCGACGCCAATTTCGCGCGCGGCGCCACCGACGGCGCGGAAGGCTTCGCCTGGCTCGGCAAGATGCTGGCGCTCGATCCCGATGCCGCGATCGTGCTGATCACCGCGCATGGCGGGGTGCAGGTCGCGGTCGAGGCGATGAAGCGCGGCGCG
This genomic window from Sphingomonas abietis contains:
- a CDS encoding ABC transporter permease encodes the protein MNRFALIGFYRSLVRHKLYAALNIGGLAVGIAVFLVLGLYVRFETSYETWLPNHGQIYLVRSQLDSFAGDNRLSENGPVAFWTAVSKDLPGTIGTRIYDADATVVKNGLGIRENLGLVDPDFSKVLAVPMVSGTLDHAFDDPTGIVLTQTAANKYFPGGDAIGKTLPVSTEGKVKLYRVTAIAHDLPANTDLHFDMLARLVIDQNPASPDYKSSHQWNYFNPWTYVRLPDAAAARRFQGQLGQVAARHAQSETADDQGIKVSFQIEPITDVHFNAKGRKLSDATLGLVGLLTLLIAIVNYVNLATARAGLRAREVAMRKVLGADRGTLARHYVGEAVATTALAGLLGLALSEIGLPLINAAAGISLKLEYFGADGVLLPLVVLVILVGFIAGLYPAIVLARFPAAAVLASSRSPGGGRAGTRVREGLVVAQFAIAIAFVIGTMVLYAQTRHVRGADVGYQREGLMLVPSLGNSSLNNAQRDAIIHRFAGLPGVSAVSVGNNAPGPGSFRSETQIKVPGVEGKGASLRFFQTTPGFFDVIGAHLLAGRLFSLDHPADINPDIGNDFVKPYNIVINRKALTALHIPSPQAAIGRTFVTPTSPTRTIVGVIDDMRFDDPRNPIAPTMYEFVPRDPDSAIAMLRFVGDPKAITEAAQAAWRAEAPEVPFQAKTAEQNLATYYRQDDHATNLFTIGAVLAVAIGCVGLWGLASFNTARRTREIGIRKTLGASSRDIVRLLVGQFLRPVLIANLFAWPLAFFAMRTWLAGFDDRIALSPLYFVAATVLALAIAVLTVLAQSLRAARAAPAWALRHD
- a CDS encoding ABC transporter ATP-binding protein; this encodes MIRPLIKLASIQRRYASDEVETTALADINLDVAAGEFLAIMGPSGCGKSTLLNILGTVDRPSSGEYLFGDRDLAKLDEAALAKMRGETLGFVFQSFNLIDELTIQENVELGLAYRKVASGDRRERVAAAMDRVGISHRARHFPHQLSGGQQQRAAIARAIVGAPKLILADEPTGNLDTENGAQVMDILTSLNADGATIVMVTHSPSHADIARRRIDMLDGRIVSSVARAI
- a CDS encoding efflux RND transporter periplasmic adaptor subunit; amino-acid sequence: MDRRVEKPRRSRHWRPIAIVAAVIVAALALWWLIPASGSTDIASADIESGAVSRAPFADYLPVRATVAPAVTTFVGVLSGGQVEKLLVQDGSMVGAGQPLATLANPTLKLDVLTREATIASQLGSVSGDDLTLQRSRLDRATQTASANYDYIKAKRDLSVQQQLHDQGFVSDAGVASYSEAADYQQKRLAQLKAGESSENGIASTQAGRLADTRARLSGNLAAVQASLDALVVRAPVAGRLTNFTIQPGQTLKPGDPAGQVDSEGSWKLVADVDEYYLGRVAVGQQARGDGEVRLVVTKVLPAVTDGRFRIELGFQGKAPDGLNRGQTMDVRVTLGATQSALVAPVGGWLDSGGGTSAFVLDASGRHAARRAIKVGRRNAEQAEILSGLAPGDRIVTSNTAAIKGDTLNIR
- a CDS encoding UrcA family protein, translated to MRTFWTNTVSAAASVILTAGIVAFATPGTANAAVVAAPQIRLSVDPAAATDAASRALLERRIHSAASQVCDTRQSQEWIAEAQCRAQAIAQADRDVAVQLSMLVNPAVQLASN